Within the Arthrobacter sp. V1I7 genome, the region TCCGCGGTGGTCCCGCCGAGCCGGCCGGAGAGCACGTAGGAGACAGTCGTCAGCGACACCCCTGCCGCCTCCGCCACGTCTCGGATGGTCGGCGTGGATCCAGACCGCACTGCTTGCTCCCGGTGCTTCTCCGCCACGAAACCTTGGCGGTCCTGAAAATTCCGTTCCGGGTTGAACTTTAGCGGGTGGCACTCCCGTCCGGGCCCTGGTGCAGGATTTTGGTGAAGGCAAGCGGACCGATGGTTTCCGGGTCCGCGGACGAGTCGAACTGCGGCTCGTAACCGGTGCTGAGGTACAGGTGCTTTGCCTCGGGCTGGCGGGGCCCGGTAGTCAGGTAGACCGTCTGGTAGCCGCGCCGGGCCGCCAGCCTCTCGAGTTCACCGAGCACAAAACGGGCCAGGCCCCGGCGGCGGTGGGCGGAGTGGGTCCAGATCCGTTTGAACTCGGCAGTTTGAGGACCACGACGCCGGAACGCGCCGCCGGCCACGGATTCGCCGCCCTCCTGCACGATCAGCAGCGCCCCGTCTGGCGCCGCGAATTCCCCGGCCGGGTACCGGTTGAGCTCCTCCGCGGCGGCCCCCCGGCCGAAGAGATCCCCGTACCGGGTGTCGTATTCGACTGCCAGCTCATCCAGGAGCGGCCGCACCCGGGGATCGCTCATCGGCAGGTTGAGCACCGTCAGCGCCGAAGGGCGCAACGGGGCGGGCCCCCGGTGCGCCGGGGCGGCCGAGGGTGCCTGGTTCGGGTCTGGCGCCGGCGCCGCGGCGGTTGCATGGTTCATGGCCAGGCCTTTCCGCTGACGGCGGCCGGCGATGTGGTTTCAGACGGCGTCTCAGGTGCCGGCCGGTGGGCGCGATCACCGGCAAGAATCGTGAGGATACGCCGGGCCAGGGCGTCGTTTTCGCGGAAAGGGGCGGCGTTAGTACCCGGCCGGGCGAACGCTCCGGCCCCCCAACCCGATGTTGCCGGGCCGACGCCGAACAGCCGCAACTGCCGATCCCCTACCGGGTTGAGCAACTCGTTATGCTCCGAGACGAGCAGCCGCCCGGTTGAGTGCAGTCCGTCGGCGCTGAGCAGCTCCTGGTCGACGCCGGTCCCGGAGCGGTGCATTTGGCGCAGCAGCGGGTTCGCCGAGCTGGCCACAGATGGTGCCGGAAGCCGGGCTTCGATGAATGCGGTAGCCGACAGCGTGATTCCGGAGGGCGTCGAGCTTGCCACGAAGAGGCCGGAGGCCTCGTCCGCCGTCACTTCCAGCCCGGGGCCGAGGAAGCGCAGGACCCCGGCCCGGTGCAGCGCCAGCATCTCCCGCAGGCGGCGGGGTGGCGGACCCGAATCCACGAAACTGAAAAAGCCGTGCCACCAGCCGTGGATGTGCTGCTGGGAGCGCGCATTTAGCCGCGCCGGCGGCACCAGCCGTCCCAGCTCCATGTAGACCTTAAGCAGCGCCGTGAACAGGGCAAGGGTTTCGGAGTGGTCGGCACTGGTGCGCAGCCGCAGGTCTCTTTCGATGTAGGCAGCCACGGCGTCCTGGACGTCGTCCGCGCCGGCAAAGCTGCGGCCGGCGAAGGGCCGGTCCAGCTGCTCGAGATCCAGGTGCAGCCCCGGGTCCGGGACGGACGCGGACACCAGCCGCCGGCGTTCCTGGCTGTACCAGTCCGCGGCGGCGAACCGCCCGGCAAAATCGTCCCAGCTGGTGCTGACCCGCTCGGGATAGCCCGTGAACAGCTCCCGGTAATAGCCGTACCCGGCGTCCTTGGCGATGAGCGGCCAGAGCTGGGTGCGGAAATCCAGTTCGCCATGCTCTGCCAGGAGCTCTTCAACCGCCTCTGCGGTGAAGAACCTCGGCGGCCCCACGGGATCGCCCCGCAGGGCGGAGGAGATTTTCGAGTGGTAGGGCACGCCCCTTCGGGATCCGGCCCAGATCCGGGGTTCGGCTCCGGAGGGAAGGTACCGCAGGCCGCCGTCGGGAGCGTCCTCAAAACGTCCGCCCCGGCCTTCCATCAGCAGGACCAGCAGGTCCACGAACGCCAGCCCCATCCCCGCGACAATCACGTCCTGGCCGGCCCGGATCCGGGAGTAGTCGACGTCGGTCGTGTAGCTGGGCGGCGCATGGAAGCCTCCGTGGCGGGCGGCAAAGTCTGCCCAGGCGGCCGATTGGGCACCGGGCAACGAGTCCGTGTGCCCGAGAGCAGAAACCACGACGTCGGCCCGTAGCTGCGTGCCGGCGGCCAGCCGCACGGCGTACCCGGCGCCGTCGTTCCCTGCCGACGGTGGCGCCGGTTCGATGGCGACTGCGACGTCCTGATAGACGGTGACGGCGCCGTCCGGCGCGAGCTGCGCGACAGCGCGCCGGAAGAACCATTCGAGGTACCTGCTCTGCAGCTGCCTCGTGGGAAACGCCGAGCCGGAGAGTTCCTTCAGCTGGCGCCGCAGGGCGGCGGGGAAGTCCGGGACATCGGGTATGGAGCCGTCCAGAACTCCGGCGGCCCAGTCGGCGAGCGCGGGCCCCTCCGCTGCGGGTCCGTCGCACAGCACGGAGGCGTCGGTGAACATCGTGACGTCGGCCGCGGCGGAGTTGAGCATCAGTCCTGGGTGCTGCTCGAAACGCCAGATCCGGCCGGAGCCCGCGGCATAAGGCTCGACCACATGGATGTCGAGCCGGCCGGTGAAGAGCTCCGGCCGGTTGGCGGCAAGACGCTCCAGGATGCCGGCGGCGCGCGGGCCGCCGCCGACAAACACCACGGAGGGTGGTGTCGCGGGCATGGGGACTCCTTTCGGGACGGCACAGTTCAGGTGCTTCAGGGCCCTCATGCTAGGCACCCGGAAGGGCGCCGGGCGAGGGTGCGGTCACGGCCGTTCACTCCGCGTCACGGAGGGTCAAGAAGTGCAAGAAACCGTCTCATGACGCCGCGTGTAGCCCCGTGAACCAATGCAACTTGCCGCCTTGCCGGGCTCTCGGGGCGCCCCTAGATTTGCAGCCAACTCAACCCCAACGAAGCAAATGGAAACGAGGTGGCCCATGAGCCCGACAACAACCACGGCGACGCAGTCCGCACCCGAACCTGCGGTGACAGACACTCCGGCGGGCACTGCGCCCGCCGTCGACGGCGGCACGGAGGGCACCGGCGGATCCCGCCCGGGCCGCCGCCGCCCCGCCGCCGACTATGCCGAATACCGGGTGGTCCCGGCCAGGCATCCCTGGCGCTGGCTGGGCACGGCAGTCGTGGCGCTCGGCGTCGCGGCCATCGCCTGGTCCCTCGCCACCAACCCGCGCTGGGAATGGGGCGTCGTGGCGCAATGGTTCACGGCGAAGTCGATCGTGGACGGGCTGCTGGAGACGCTGAAGCTGACCGCCATCTCCGGGATCCTGGGCTTTGTGCTGGGGTTCATCCTGGCGCTCATGCGGCTCTCAGCGTCGCCGCTGCTGGTGTCTGTGTCCTGGACGTTCTCCTGGATCTTCCGCTCCACGCCGCTGCTGG harbors:
- a CDS encoding FAD/NAD(P)-binding protein; its protein translation is MPATPPSVVFVGGGPRAAGILERLAANRPELFTGRLDIHVVEPYAAGSGRIWRFEQHPGLMLNSAAADVTMFTDASVLCDGPAAEGPALADWAAGVLDGSIPDVPDFPAALRRQLKELSGSAFPTRQLQSRYLEWFFRRAVAQLAPDGAVTVYQDVAVAIEPAPPSAGNDGAGYAVRLAAGTQLRADVVVSALGHTDSLPGAQSAAWADFAARHGGFHAPPSYTTDVDYSRIRAGQDVIVAGMGLAFVDLLVLLMEGRGGRFEDAPDGGLRYLPSGAEPRIWAGSRRGVPYHSKISSALRGDPVGPPRFFTAEAVEELLAEHGELDFRTQLWPLIAKDAGYGYYRELFTGYPERVSTSWDDFAGRFAAADWYSQERRRLVSASVPDPGLHLDLEQLDRPFAGRSFAGADDVQDAVAAYIERDLRLRTSADHSETLALFTALLKVYMELGRLVPPARLNARSQQHIHGWWHGFFSFVDSGPPPRRLREMLALHRAGVLRFLGPGLEVTADEASGLFVASSTPSGITLSATAFIEARLPAPSVASSANPLLRQMHRSGTGVDQELLSADGLHSTGRLLVSEHNELLNPVGDRQLRLFGVGPATSGWGAGAFARPGTNAAPFRENDALARRILTILAGDRAHRPAPETPSETTSPAAVSGKAWP
- a CDS encoding GNAT family N-acetyltransferase produces the protein MNHATAAAPAPDPNQAPSAAPAHRGPAPLRPSALTVLNLPMSDPRVRPLLDELAVEYDTRYGDLFGRGAAAEELNRYPAGEFAAPDGALLIVQEGGESVAGGAFRRRGPQTAEFKRIWTHSAHRRRGLARFVLGELERLAARRGYQTVYLTTGPRQPEAKHLYLSTGYEPQFDSSADPETIGPLAFTKILHQGPDGSATR